In the Solibacillus sp. FSL K6-1523 genome, one interval contains:
- a CDS encoding ABC transporter ATP-binding protein, producing the protein MSILQINEVTKVYEGKVTKRALNQLSFEVEAGEFVAIMGPSGSGKTTLLNMISMVDMPTSGEIIFDGTKPQTLNSEQLAYFRRRQLGFVFQDFNLLPMLSVEENIILPLTLDEQPVSVMEERLQQLSRKLDLAAILQKRPNEISGGQAQRTAIARALIHEPTIILADEPTGNLDSNSTREVLQLLGKVNKENGATIVMVTHDPIAASFCDRVLFIKDGEFFNEIYQDDRQQTFFQRILNVLSLLGGHVGDFSSIRLP; encoded by the coding sequence ATGTCAATTTTACAAATTAATGAAGTAACGAAAGTGTATGAAGGAAAAGTAACGAAGCGTGCACTGAATCAATTAAGTTTTGAAGTTGAAGCAGGTGAATTTGTAGCCATTATGGGTCCATCAGGTAGTGGTAAAACAACATTGCTGAATATGATTTCAATGGTGGACATGCCGACTTCAGGTGAAATTATTTTTGACGGAACAAAGCCGCAAACGTTAAATAGTGAGCAGCTTGCCTATTTCCGCCGACGCCAGCTTGGTTTTGTATTTCAAGATTTCAATTTATTGCCGATGCTTTCTGTGGAAGAAAATATTATTTTGCCATTAACACTTGATGAGCAACCCGTTTCAGTGATGGAAGAACGCTTGCAACAATTAAGCAGGAAACTAGATTTAGCGGCTATATTGCAAAAAAGGCCTAATGAAATATCAGGTGGTCAAGCACAAAGGACAGCGATAGCGAGAGCGCTAATCCATGAGCCAACCATTATTTTAGCCGATGAGCCTACCGGTAATTTAGATTCCAATTCAACACGTGAAGTTTTACAGTTGCTCGGAAAAGTAAATAAGGAAAATGGTGCAACGATTGTGATGGTAACACATGACCCGATTGCGGCAAGTTTTTGTGATCGTGTGTTGTTTATTAAAGATGGCGAGTTTTTTAATGAAATTTATCAAGACGATCGACAACAAACATTTTTCCAACGAATTTTGAATGTATTGAGTTTATTAGGAGGACATGTCGGTGACTTTTCTTCAATTCGCTTACCGTAA
- a CDS encoding sensor histidine kinase: MAVKLFLKEHGSYVLFQLFMTVFLITLFWLEGFRSKETAIYAIAINMLLIASFLIVRYMLRRRYLAKITQCPTTMEDALQKNAKTAEYALTERYLHELYKLYQHEVQSLYATQSRQYKFMNQWVHQMKTPVSVLELLLQEDGELDKKSVQEEVDRLKRGLEMVLINARLENFEEDMQIVEVPLKAIVTAVINENKRLFIANRVFPNVDVDENVSVMSDPKWLRFLLDQFITNAVKYTFEPNKKITISSTKFDQRIILTIQDEGIGIPKSDLTRVTKAFYTGENGRKTGESTGMGLYIAKETCDKLGHQLLITSEVGQGTKIEVIFNS; the protein is encoded by the coding sequence ATGGCCGTCAAATTATTTTTGAAAGAGCACGGTTCTTACGTATTATTCCAATTATTTATGACGGTATTTTTAATCACATTGTTTTGGCTTGAAGGATTTCGCAGTAAGGAAACCGCAATTTATGCTATTGCGATTAATATGTTGTTAATTGCTTCTTTTTTAATTGTACGATATATGTTAAGGCGTCGATATTTAGCCAAAATTACACAGTGCCCAACAACGATGGAGGATGCACTTCAAAAAAATGCAAAGACCGCGGAATATGCGTTAACAGAGCGCTATTTACATGAATTATATAAATTGTATCAGCATGAAGTTCAATCGCTCTACGCGACGCAATCGAGACAATATAAATTTATGAATCAATGGGTACATCAAATGAAAACTCCTGTATCTGTATTAGAGCTGTTATTGCAAGAAGATGGGGAACTCGATAAAAAAAGTGTGCAAGAAGAAGTAGATCGCCTCAAGCGCGGACTTGAAATGGTGTTAATCAATGCGCGATTAGAAAACTTTGAAGAAGATATGCAAATTGTCGAAGTACCTTTAAAAGCGATTGTAACGGCTGTAATAAATGAAAATAAACGATTATTTATTGCAAATCGTGTGTTTCCCAATGTCGATGTGGATGAAAATGTAAGTGTGATGAGTGATCCAAAATGGCTCCGTTTTTTACTGGATCAATTTATTACAAATGCTGTGAAATACACATTTGAACCGAATAAGAAAATTACGATTTCAAGTACCAAGTTTGACCAGCGAATCATATTAACGATTCAAGATGAAGGCATTGGTATTCCAAAATCAGATTTAACACGAGTGACAAAAGCCTTTTATACTGGAGAAAACGGTCGCAAAACAGGTGAATCCACAGGAATGGGTTTATATATTGCGAAAGAAACTTGTGATAAGTTAGGGCATCAGCTGTTGATTACTTCAGAGGTAGGACAAGGTACAAAAATCGAAGTCATTTTTAATTCATAG